One genomic region from Calypte anna isolate BGI_N300 chromosome 8, bCalAnn1_v1.p, whole genome shotgun sequence encodes:
- the METTL18 gene encoding histidine protein methyltransferase 1 homolog: MDFRFNFVIDEKEDNEPDTHDKLDLKHQEETPAKQKVSFKAAKEHEMPEDLNKILENKAIETVSGLYYINMPLVEISCLDGADREGIVSKSVSSHSDLIPGVYEGGLKIWECTFDLIDYFSEAEIQFTNKTVLDLGCGAGLLGIVALRGEAAKVHFQDYNSTVIEEITLPSLVANCTECSKMGSGDNRKTGTPPSKRPKKVKCLPDALTKCRFFSGEWSEVSQLLLSSNKGFSKYDLILTSETIYNPDYYSALHDTLAQLLDKNGRVYLASKIHYFGVGGGIHLFEKFVEERNVFRSSIVKTIDKGLKRCIMEMVFKDSS; the protein is encoded by the coding sequence ATGGATTTTcgatttaattttgttattgaTGAAAAGGAGGACAATGAACCAGACACTCATGATAAGCTGGACTTAAAGCACCAAGAGGAGACACCAGCAAAGCAAAAGGTATCTTTTAAAGCTGCCAAGGAGCACGAGATGCCTGAAGATCTCAACAAAATATTGGAAAACAAAGCCATAGAAACAGTATCAGGCCTGTATTACATCAACATGCCTCTGGTGGAAATCTCCTGTCTGGATGGTGCAGACAGGGAAGGCATCGTGTCCAAAAGTGTTTCCTCTCACTCCGATCTCATCCCAGGAGTCTATGAGGGAGGACTGAAAATCTGGGAATGCACCTTTGATCTCATCGACTACTTTTCCGAGGCTGAAATACAATTTACCAACAAGACTGTGTTGGATCTTGGCTGTGGGGCTGGACTGCTGGGAATAGTTGCTTTAAGGGGCGAGGCTGCAAAAGTCCATTTTCAGGACTACAACAGCACTGTGATTGAGGAAATAACTTTACCTAGCCTGGTGGCTAACTGCACTGAATGCAGTAAGATGGGCAGTGGAGACAACAGGAAAACTGGCACACCTCCTTCAAAGAGGCCCAAGAAAGTGAAGTGTTTACCTGATGCACTCACCAAGTGCAGATTCTTTTCTGGAGAGTGGTCTGAAGTCAGCCAGCTCCTGTTAAGCAGCAACAAAGGCTTTTCAAAGTACGATTTAATTCTCACATCCGAGACAATCTATAATCCTGACTACTACAGTGCTTTGCATGATACACTGGCTCAGCTCTTGGATAAAAATGGCCGTGTGTATTTGGCAagcaaaatacattattttggaGTTGGTGGTGGCATCCACCTCTTTGAGAAATTCGTGGAAGAGAGAAATGTGTTTAGGTCCAGCATAGTTAAAACAATCGATAAAGGACTGAAGCGATGCATTATGGAAATGGTCTTTAAAGATTCCAGCTAA